In the Limanda limanda chromosome 1, fLimLim1.1, whole genome shotgun sequence genome, one interval contains:
- the LOC133012653 gene encoding uncharacterized protein LOC133012653 gives MTGKPNQGISPAPLYPIPVVEQPFEHLIIDCVGPLPRSKSGSRYLGKVVGQGIVRPLQAKVTAIEHYPVPTTKKELQQFLGLVSCGSDGSSGLMSHTCSRSGYIKTTLPRSLAAPQALAAGHRSHDASDVEQEHRLQEEIDGQESILSNCMRDIFWMDNDVEPTTILLKKISEEFRRITSKDLLGTFNASLERFGPGLLKLYRTKKGGFGQEMEDLLDKLDDQTSDIVTHRKTAALRGLPIFLREDTKKFFMKCLDTDILAPVLEGASVAILTILDDEADISHARDHAVVLEGGIVLHEMENLSSAFAYLFGLLYALNINYPKQLRYTFEAIQTIFFELGGSRCSQRTRSLKTKVLF, from the exons ATGACCGGTAAACCCAATCAGGGTATTTCCCCGGCTCCTTTATACCCGATTCCGGTGGTGGAGCAGCCATTCGAGCACCTGATAATAGACTGTGTGGGTCCTCTGCCTCGTTCCAAGTCTGGTAGTAGATACCTGGGCAAGGTAGTGGGGCAGGGGATTGTGCGGCCCCTTCAGGCTAAAGTGACTGCCATTGAGCACTACCCAGTGCCCACCACTAAAAAGGAGCTCCAGCAGTTCCTTGGGCTT GTGTCCTGTGGGAGTGATGGGTCATCAGGCCTGATGAGCCACACCTGTTCCCGGTCTGGGTATATCAAGACTACTCTTCCA CGGAGCCTTGCAGCGCCACAGGCCCTGgctgcaggtcacaggtcacacgATGCGAGCGATGTGGAGCAGGAGCACAGACTGCAAGAGGAGATCGACGGCCAGGAGAGCATCCTCTCGAA CTGCATG CGGGACATTTTCTGGATGGACAACGACGTGGAGCCCACAACAATTTTGCTCAAGAAG ATATCTGAAGAATTTCGGCGTATCACCAGCAAAGACCTCCTGGGGACTTTTAATGCATCTCTTGAAAGATTTGGACCTGGCCTGCTAAAACTCTACCGGACTAAGAAGGGTGGTTTTGGCCAAGAAATGGAAGACCTCCTTGATAAACTCGATGATCAG ACATCTGACATTGTTACACACCGAAAGACAGCAGCACTGAGAGGCTTGCCCATTTTCCTCCGCGAAGATACCAAAAAGTTTTTCATGAAGTGCTTG GACACTGACATTTTGGCACCAGTGCTGGAAGGGGCGTCTGTGGCCATCCTCACCATCCTAGATGACGAAGCCGACATCTCACATGCTCGAGACCATGCAGTTGTTTTGGAAGGGGGCATCGTGCTGCATGAAATGGAAAACCTCTCCTCTGCGTTCGCCTACCTCTTTGGCCTTCTATATGCCCTCAATATAAATTACCCCAAACAGTTGAGGTATACATTTGAAGCCATCCAGACTATCTTTTTTGAGCTTGGTGGCTCTCGGTGCTCCCAGCGCACAAGATCTTTGAAAAcgaaagttttattttga